The Fimbriimonadaceae bacterium genome includes the window CAGGAGACCATCAATCATGGAAGTCCTTAAGCTTGCTGTCAAGGTCCTGTCGTTTCGTGCGACGAAGGAGGAGTTAAGCAAGATCGGCCCAGCCCATCTTTTGCTGGGAGTGGTCATGACTTGGCTCGTTGGGATGGGAAGATGGTGGGACGATCCCGAAGCTCTGCCGACCCAAAAGTCAGGAGCTGGCTCGGTCATTTACATCTTTGTTCTTGGAACGGTCCTGTGGCTTTTCTGCAGACCCATTTTCAGAGAGAACTCCAAGTGGATTCAAATGGTGGGCTTCATAGGGCTCACTGCGCCCCCTGCGGCTTTGTATGCCATTCCTGTCGAACGCTTTACAGACCTGCATACGGCAGGCTCAATCAACTATACGTTTCTGGGGATCGTTGCCATATATCGCGTGGCATTGATGCTCTGGTACTTGTGCAAGATTCACAGTATTGGAGTTTGGGCGGCGGCATCGGTGATTGGACTTCCGATCACAGCGATGTTGTCCATATTGTTTGCGACGGGCCTAATGAACGCAATTGCCAACGTGATGAGCAACATCCGAGAGATTCACTCTTCTGAATTCGCCGGCTTTGGGGAAGCGATTTTCACAATCGGATGTGGAGCAATTGTGTTGTTACCTGTGTTCGGATTCAGTTACATAAAGGCCTGGCGAGATGCACAATAGCTTTTGATATAGCGTGGCTCAAGTCTTCAATAGAGACGATGCTAGCTGGCATTACTCGCTCCATTTCATATCCTGCTCCGTATACGACGGATAGTCGATGGTGTCATAAAGCTCGGCCCGGGTGCGCATCTTATCCATCCACCCAGCCTGTGTCCCCGTCGCCAGCAACTCTGCGTAAAACTCCTCAATGGCTTTGAGCATCACACGAAGAGCCGTGACCGGGAAGATCACCATCTCATAGCCAAGCTCTTTGAACCGAGAAGCCGGAATGAGAGGGGTCTTCCCAAACTCCGTCATGTTCGCCAACAGCGGCGCTTTCACCCCTATCCGAAAGGTCTCAAACTCGGCCTCGTTGGCAAGCCCCTCCGGGAAAATTGCATCAGCACCAGCATCCACATAAGCCTTTGCCCGTTCGATTGCAGAGTCCAAGCCCTCTACCCCGCGCGCGTCCGTACGCGCGATAATCATAAACGACGGGTCGCGCTTCGCCGAAACGGCAGCCCTTAGCTTGCTCACCATCTCTCCCACCGGGATAACTTCTTTGCCGTCAAGGTGCCCGCACCGCTTCGGGCTGAACTGGTCCTCAATATGGATTCCGGCAAGTCCGGCCCGCTCCATCTCGATCACCGTACGAACAGCGTTCCATACATCCCCGAAAGCCGTATCCGCGTCGCAGATCATCGGCACCGGCGCTGCCGCGCAGGCTTGCGCGGCGACGCCCGACATTTCGTTCAAAGTCGTCAAAGCGATGTCGGGCATCCCCAGCAGATTGTTCGTGATCGCGCCTCCGCTCAGATAAGCCGCCTTCGCTCCCTGCTTATAGGCCGCCAAAGCTGACAGCGCGCTGAAAGCACCCGGCATCACGACGATATCCTGCTTCATCAGATCGCGCAACGTCTGACCCGGAGACTTAAGGGGTGGATGCACCATATAATGTGAGCGTACCCGCGCGGTTTGCGAACGATAGGTGAACCACGGGACGGATCCATCGTCTGGAACCTTCAATGAAGTTTTGCGTTGCCGTCGTTGCCCTATCTGTCGTAGCTGCTTCAGCCTATGCCCGCCCTGACTTTTGGGACGAGTTCGTCAAGCACTACAGCATTAAGGAAGATTCGACAATCTTCATAACCAAATGCCAGACCTGTCACACAGCCCGTCCACCGCAACGCAATGACTACGGGCGGTCCATTCGCACGGCCTACCGAAACGCAAAGCCAGGACAGCGGATGCCGGATGTGTTCAAAGCCGTCGAAGACCTGGATTCCGACAAGGACGGTACCAAGAACGGCGAAGAGATCAAGGCGGGGACGCTTCCCGGCGACGCTGAAAGCAAACCGGCGAAGAAGGATGGAATTGATCCGATTTATACGCTTCCCTTGGCAGGAATTCTTGGCATTGCCGTCTTTGGTGTGTCAGCGCGTCGATCTCGTACGTCTTAGGCAATATGAGATTCGCCTCTGCAGCCCGACTGTGTCTGGGCTTGACCCTTGTTAGTTGCATTGCGTGTATTGCCCAAGCAAAACCTGAATTCTTAGAAGTCTATCGTGCACATTACGGATTGAAGGACGGCACGAAACTCGGTGATGCAAGCTGCACCAACTGCCATACTCAACCCCCTCGCCGCAACCCGTTCGGCAAGGATATTGAGCACGAGTATGAGGCAAGCCCAGGGGGACAACTCACAGCTGCCATGCTCGACAGCGTCGGTTCCAAGGATTCCGATGGAGATGGATTTTCCAATGCCGACGAAATCAAGGCCGACACGCTCCCCGGCGATCCTGCAAGCAAACCCGTGGGACCAGCGACAACAGGATCGGAGGGTCAAGGAGCCAGTGCGACTCCGGCAACAGAGTCACCTTCGGGAATCGATTGGGAGGAGCAGATCAATCCCAAGCACACCTTTCACCCATTGATTGTCCATTTTCCAATTGGGCTTTTTCTGTTTGGGGCGTTTCTTGAAGTGCTTGGAAAGCGTCGGGGTGAATCAAAGCTTCGAGAATTCGCACTCTGGAATCTTGGATTCGGCGCGATCTTTGGAGTTCTTGGAGCAGTCACAGGGCTCATCGCGATTTTCAGGTTAGGGCTTAGCTTCTCAGGCATCGCTCTACTTCACCTCATCATTGCTGGAGCGGCCGCGGTTCTTATGGTGGTGATCGCGTTGTGGCGGCGAAAAGACATGCCCGATACAGCTGCTTACTGGACCGTTCTTGCGCTTACTTGTCTGGCGATTGCTGTCGGTGGGCACCTTGGGGCGACGATGGTTTTCAATCCAGAGACCTTGGCCTTTGTCGGGCTTCGTCTTTGAGAATAGTGAAATGGTTCGCACGGCAACGAATCTTGTGGGACATCCCGCAACGTTTGCCAGGAACAGATTTGACATCGCCCCAAAAATAGAAGTACCGGTGAACGTTCTGCAGTGGGGAGGAGAACAAAGGCTGGTGCCCAGTTGTGGGGAGACTGGGCTACCGCCTTTTAAACACTTTTGCCGGACTCGTTAGGCTAAATTCTGTTCCACCCGCAACCAATCGTGCCTCAACCATGACGGCATAGTTTTTCCCCTTTGCAAGGTGGACATCCAAGCTCATCTTCGTGCGACTCGTTTGGGCCTTTTCAGGGGTGACCGTCTCAACGATCTCCCACTTCTGGGGTCGAAAGTCGAGCGTTTCTGAAGCGACCAACCAGGTTCTCAAAACCCTTAAATTCTCAGACGGGGCTTCAATGCTTGCGATGGCAGTATCGGGTCGCCTGGGATCCGCCTTGATCTGTAAAGCGACCTTCGGCATTTGAAACTCGCCAGCACAAGACTTTGCAAACGCCCTTATCGCTTCCACAGTCATGCGCAAGTCACCGAGTCCATGCCCTGCATTGGGGACGATCAAGGTCCACGTTGGCTGCTTGAGATCGCCCACATAGTTGCTGAGGGCATCGACCGTCCAGTACGGGTCGTTCCCGCCATTGACGATCAGCGTGGGGGCTTTGATTGCGGCACGGTAGGTATAGGGATCGATCATTTGCGAGAGGAACTTTCCGTCAGCCGTATCAAGTTTTGCTTGCAGCCCGCGCCTTGTGTAATCCTGAATCTGTGCGCTGTACTCTCCCCAACTCTCGATCTGGTGCCTCATCTGTTTGCCGACATTAAGGTTGTCGATCACACAAGGGGCGATACCGACAACTCGCTTGTCTTTTGCCGCGCCAACAAACCACGTCGTCCAGCCACGCTTGCTAAAGCCAGTGACGACGAACTTCGAGATGGGATTGACCGATTGTTTGGTCGTTGATTGGACGGCGTCCATCGCGCGTATCGCGCTCTTTGTCATGGGAAAAAGGAGCGGCCAGGTTGGATCTTTCGTTTCAAGGTACTTCTCGAAAGTGTGAGCAATCAGATCATCCTCTTTCATGTCCCAGATCGGCTGATTGGGGATATTGAAGAGGATCGCGATCGGCAAACCGGACATTTCGGCGACGATCTGCGCTTGTGCCAAGTCCGCCATGTTGGGTTCACCACCCGTGATATAAAGAATCGCAGTCCCTTTTGCTGCTACGGTCCGCGGTTCCAAAACCGCCACCGTATGCCTCCACGGTACGCCTTGCCAGGTCAAGCTCGTCATCTTGATGTCGGCTCGGCGGTCGGTAACCTTCTCCACCTCAAAGCGAAAACTTTCGTCCTTTAAGGCCAAATAGTCATAAAACGCTTGCTGAGGCGGCACATTTGTTGTAAGTGCGGTTAGAGACAATGCGAGCATGCCGAGCATAGTTTTACGATACCTTTCCCTTCAAGTTATGAACTTGATAGAGATTGAGAACGATCCCTTAACACTTCCCGTCGTACTGCTGGGTTGACTTCTGGTGACAAAACTGCGAAAATAGGAAAGTTGAGTCAACGGAACAACCGACTGACCTGGCAGGTGGATATGAAGTTCTGGAAGAAGTGGAGTGCGGTAGCTGGGGCATTGCTCGTCGTCACGGCATCGCAAGCCTTCTATTACGATACGAAGATTTTGATTGATCGAGCGATCAATAGCCCGACGTTTACGGTTCGCTATAGCGGCACACATGCTGCCACCGTCGAACTTAGGGTGAACGGCGTAAGCATCGGTACGCGAAGCGTGAATGCATCGCAGACCAGCGGCGAAACCAACTTTAACATCGATCTGACGTCGCTCTCAGCAGCCGACAACGAGATCGAAGTTCGCCTTTTTGACAAGAGCGGCAAGCTCGTGGGCACCGAGAAGACAAGAATTCTCGCCGACACTCAGGACACTTCCGTTGTCCGTTTGTCCAGCCTCAAGAATGGGCAAACCGTGATGGGAACGGTTGATATCAAGGTTGGCTTTGGTCGCGAATTGCGAAACGTGTACGTGAGCTTCTTTATTAATAAAGAGTTCAAGGGCATGACCAACTACGCACCGTTTGCGTTCTCGTGGGACACAACTCGCGAAGCCAACGGCTGGCACGACGTTGAGGCATGGGTCGTTGACGATTCCAGCATGACCTTCAAGTCACAAACCTATCGGCTCTTTGTGAACAACCCCGGTGGTGAAACCAATCGACGCCTCCCCGGCTCGACTCCTGTCACCTCTCCGCCAAAAGTGAACACAACTGGCTCGGTGCCGATCAAGGTCGCGAACACGACAAACTCGGTTGCGGCGGCGACGACCATTGCAACACCACCCAAAGCAAGCAGCCTTTCTGCAGCAATCACTATCGTGACGGCGGCTACGGTTGGTCAGGCCAGCAGCGTTAAGCCCGCTTTCACCCCGAACCCTGCAACTGCAGGCGCTCGTGCGGTGACTCCGGGAATTAACAAGGCCCCGATCAACACAAAGATCCAAACCGTTCCGACGGGTGTGAACAGTGTTGCTACAGCAGCAAGCGTGATCAGCATCCAGAAGGGACAGAAGTTGCCCAACATCGGCACTTTTGCCATTATTTTGAATTCGCGAATCGTGAACTTCGACGTTCAGCCGCGCGTTCAAGATGGCGTGCCGCTCACTCCACTCCGACATCTTCTTGAAGAGGCCGGTGGTGAAGTGAATTGGACAAACGCCACGAAGTCACTCAATGCCAAGACGGACGGCCGTGAAGTCTATATTCGCATCGGCGACAGACTCGCGAAAGTCAATGATATGACCATTGAGATGGAACTGGCTCCGTTCCTTGAAAAGGGTCGGACAATCGTTCCTTTGAGCTTCATTCGAGACGTGCTTAACGTTGATGTGGATTACGACCCCAAGACGGGACACGTCGTCATCACCTCAGTTAAAAAGTAAACTTCGCAACTCCCGTTGAGAAGGCGCTCCGATTACCCGGAGCGCCTTCTTTTTTGCCTGGATTATCCAGCGATACCTGCCAACAATGCAGATAGGGAGTTTTTTCGTTTGTTCAAGAAAGGTGACAAGACAAAGGAAGCAGTAAAGCGAAGCATCAAGCACTGGCTTTTGCTCTTTACCGCGTTCGCCGTTGTCGGCGGAGGCGCATGCTACTTCGCGTTTTTAGGCGCACTCGAACTCCATCAGTCGAACCTTCGAAACGAACTCGAAGCGCTGGCAAAGCTTGGCGCTCTGCAAGTCGATCCTGCCGAACATCAACAACTCAATGACCCATCTGCAATGGAGACTCCTCTCTACACACGGCAGATTGAGCGTCTCGGCCGAGTTCAGGAACAGATCAGCACTATCCGCTACATCTACACAATCCGGCGGATCGATGGAAAGTTGTTCTTTATCCTAGACCCAACCCCGCCAGGAGATCACGACAATGACCAGATTGACGACAAGTCGTGTCTCATGGACCCTTACGAGTCCGAGCCTTATCCCGTTTATGAAGTGTTCAAGACGGGACGATCCGTAGCGACGGGCCAACTCGAAACCGATCAATGGGGGACGTTTCTGAGTGGTTATGCACCCATAAAAGACGAGCACGGACAAACCGTTGCGGTGCTTGGGATTGACATTGAAGCTAGCCAGGTCATGACGCAAGAAAAGCAGTTGGCGCTTGTCTTCCTCGCTGCCTTCATCTTTACGCTTGTCCTGGGAGGCAGCGTTTCCTACTACCTCGCAACGCATATCGCGCGATCCGCCACATCAACGCGAGATCAGATAGGAGGGGCGATAGCACGCTCTGGAAACCGAACAACCATTCTTCAGATCGGACTCGCCGCTGCTGTCATCGCGTGTATAGCGCTCGGTCTCTATGGCAGAGCAGCATCGCGACTCGAAAAGCAAGAGTATCAAGCGTCTGGCAAAAGCATGGAGCGGCTGTTCCGATTACAGTTTGAGATTGACAGCCTGCTGGATACAGCGGTTCCAGTGTCCGAGACCTTCGCTTCCATCATGGCCGGTCTATCAACGCCTGAACTCGCTACTCTACAACTGCGTGTGAAGACCGCTCAAACAAACTACCGTCAAGGCAAAGCATTGTGGCGTGATGAGATGGAACGCGTTGGCGATGACATTCGAAGTCGAACGGCTGACCTCAATTCCCGACAGACAGAGTTGGGGTCGCAGCTTGTTGCCCACCATGAGACTTTTAACGTCCTCTTCATCGTTGCCGCAATGCTCGCCTTAGGTTCTCTTGTGCTTGTGCGGGCGGCGACAGTGCAGCAAGACCAACTGGCACGTACCGCTCAGGAAGCGAGTCGACTTCACGAGGAAGTCGGAATCAAAAACGCCGAGATAGAAGCCACCAATATTGTGCTCACTCGTGCACTCGAAGACCTGCAGGACAACTTTGAAGCCATGGTTCAGGCTTGGGTCAAGGCCGTGGAGGCGAAGGACCTTTATACTGCAGGACACTCCGAAAGAGTCATGCAATACAGCACAGCAATAGGCCGTCGAATGGGGCTCTCCGAGCATGACTTGCGCGTTTTGGAAATGGGGACGCTAATCCACGACATTGGCAAGATCGGAATTCCCGACTCGATTCTAATCAAGCCGAGCAGACTCAGCAACGAAGAGTTCGAGGTGGTCAAGTCGCATCCGGATATTGGCTATCGGATGATTTCGAGCATCCCGCTTTTTCAGGAGTGTGCGCCGATTGTTCTCTGGCACCACGAAAAGATGGATGGCTCCGGCTATCCCGACGGACTATGTGGAGATGAGATACCGCTCTTGGTCAAGATCTCGACAGTCGCCGATATGTTCGACGCGATGACCTCAACAAGGGCGTACCGTGCCAGTCTTTCAGCCTCTATCGCACTTGAAAATCTGCGCAAAGATGCTGAAAAAGGGGCACTTGAGCCTAAGATCGTGGAGATTCTTGCCGAAATTGTAAATGAGCAGGGCGTTTTGTGGCAACCGCCACGTCAAGACGCCGCATAGGAAATGAAATGAGTTCTTTAAGTGATGGCCGCAGATACGAACGGATACCGGTTCTAGACTACGCTATGGTTCGGAGCGCGCCTAAGGGCCATCCATTTCGAGCTCTCGTCATTGACGTCAGTCTCGGCGGACTGCTCCTCCGCTCAGAACACAACTTCACAGGCGGCGAGACGATTGAGATTCAGATTGCACAAGAGCGCGGCGACGCTGTTACAGTCGAGGCTGAGGTAAGACACTCGACAGTAGTCGAAGGAAGCCAGTTCTTTCTTTGCGGAGCGCGATTCCTGCCAAAAACGCACGATCAAAGAGTGGCTATCGTTCACTACGTGCACGACGCCTTCCGAACAGGCGCCGACAAGATGATGGTTTCAGACATGGCGAACGCTCAGTCCTAAGACCAAAGCAGGAAGAATCTTCATCACGTCGAAAAGGCCCATGTGGCCTCGCCGACGTCGCCTCTTCCACGCAACAAGCTCGACTCTCTGCCCAAGCTGTTCGAGTGCTTGCATAGCTACCGACTCTCCACCTTCAGCTCTGATCTGATCGCCGGAGTCACCGTCGGTCTTGTCGCCCTTCCGCTTGCCATGGCATTTGCCATCAGCTCGGGCGTCAAGCCCGAAGCAGGGCTTTATTGCGCCATCATCGCCGGGTTTATTACCGCTCTGCTTGGCGGGTCGAAGACCCAGGTCAGTGGTCCAACCGGTGCGTTCGTGGTGGTCGTCGCGGGCATCGTCCACACCTACGGCATTAGCGGCTTGTTTATGTGTACGATGATGGCGGGAGTGATTCTGGTCATCCTCGGTCTCACCGGTCTTGGGAGCGCGGTCAAGTTCATCCCACGTCCAGTCGTCATCGGCTTTACCAACGGCATCGCGCTGCTGATCGCCTCGACCCAGATCAAAGACTTCTTCGGGCTGGACATTCCCAAAGTCCCCAGCCTCTTTCTCGACCGCATGAAGTCTATCATGGCGCATTGGGACACGCTCTCGATGCAGAGCACGCTTCTCGGCTTTGGGTGCATCGCGGTGATTGTGCTGTTCATGCGCTTCATCAAGCGCGTGCCAGGAACCATCGTCGCGCTCCTTGGCGGCACCGTGCTGGCGTTCTTGCTGCACCTGAACGTCGAAACGATCCAAAGCCGATTCGGCGGGATTCCCAGCGGACTGCCCTCGCTGCACACGCCTAAGTTTGAAGCGGGGATGCTGGCAACGCTGATCTCTCCGGCTCTCACCATCGCGATGCTCGGGGCTATCGAATCGCTGATGTCGGCGGTTGTGGCGGACCGGATGTCGAAGGACAAGCACAACCCAAACGTCGAGTTGATGGCTCACGGAGTGGCGAACATCCTGTCTCCGCTTGCCGGAGGGCTTCCCAGTACCGGGGCCATCGCGCGAACGGCAACAAACATTCGGAGCGGTGCGAAGACGCCCGTCTCGGCGATAATCCACGCACTGACGCTTCTTGCTATCGTCATGTTCGCGGCCCCGCTTGCCAAGTACATCCCGCTCTGCGTCCTCTCGGCGATCCTTTTTGTTGTGGCCTACAACATGGGAGAGTGGAAGGAGATTCCGCAGATTCTGCGCCTCTCCAAGGCTGATACCGCCGTCTGGGCGGCGACCTTCTTGCTGACGGTCTTTGCCGATCTGACGGTGGCAGTGGAGGTGGGGATGATCCTTGCCGCGCTGCTCTATATCACTCGAGTGACTTCGACGACGACGGTGACAATCGTCGATGAAAGCTACATTACATCGGGGCAGGAGCATTCCCTTCAGGACAAAGATATTCCGAAGGAGGTCGCCATCTTCCGTATTCACGGGCCGTTCCTGTTCGGCTCGACCGACAAGCTGCAGGAGATCGCCGACAGGATTAGCACGCTCCCGCCCGTTGTCATTTTACGGTTGCGCAACATGACGGCTATCGACGGCACGGGAATGCAGGCGATCGAGGAGTTTCACACCCTGGTGAAAGAGAGCGGGCGGACGATGATCGTCTGCGGAATGAGGGACCAGCCGAGACAGTTCCTAGAACGGTCAGGCTTTGCCGAGCATATCGGGCCGGAGAACGTCTGCAGGCACGTCTCAGCTGCTATCGACCGGGCGAATGAAATATTGGGGCGGTAGGGCTTAGCTGTTGTGATCCTGCTAAGCACTGCCCTCCCGCTGTGCGGGGTACAGTCCTTAGCATGTTTGCCGTGGTTTTCCCCGGACAGGGATCGCAAAAGCCAGGCATGGGAAAAGAGCTTTTCGACGCTTACGATGCTGCTAAAGCGGTTTTTCAAACGGTCTCGGATGCTGCCCATGTCGATGCTGCCCGCCTATGCTTTGAAACCGACGAGGAAACCCTTCGTCAAACGCAGAACGCACAGATGGCTCTGTATACGGTCGGGGTGGCAGCCTATTCCTGTCTTCAGGAGCGCCTTGGCGAGACCCAACCCGGCGCCTTCGCAGGTCACAGTGTCGGCGAATACGCTGCGCTGACGGCCGCTGGATTCTTGAGCATTGAAGACGGAGCAAGACTTGTCCTGCGTCGGGGTGACCTGATGGCACGATCTGGCAAACTTCGACCTGGAACCATGGCCGCCGTACTTGGTCTGGAAAAGAAGGCTCTCCATGATATCTGCAAGGCGTCCTCCCAACCAAACAGCGTCGTCGTCATCGCGAACGACAACTGCCCGGGACAGCTTGTGATTAGCGGTGATGTTGATGCGGTTCAGCGTGCCTCAGCGATGGCTTCTGAACAGGGCGCGAAGCGCGTGTTGCCAATCAACGTCAGCGGCGCATTCCATAGCCCGCTGATGGAAGAGGCATCGATGGCAATGCTCGAAGCGCTCAAGCTTGCGTCGTTCAATGGTTTCTTGGGTCAGATACCCGTCTTCAGCAACGTCACTTCAGAGCCCTCCGACCTTGCATCATCGTGGCCTGTCTTGCTTGAAACGCAACTTAAGAGCCCTGTGCGGTGGACCGAAACGATTCAAAACATGATGAAAGAAGAGGTTGATACGTTTGTCGAGTGCGGCTCGGGTGAGGTCTTGTGCGGGCTGATAAAGCGGACAAGCAAAGAGGTTCGCACACTTAATGTAGGCGACCCTGCATCACTGGACGCCACGGTGGAAGCATTGAACGGAGTGAAATCTTGAACTTTGAAGGACAGGTTGTTGTCGTTACGGGGGCTTCCCGAGGAATCGGGCGTGAAATCGCGATGCAGTTCGCCGCAAAGGGCGCGAACGTGGCTTGTATCGCGACCAGCGTAGAAGGGGCGGCGAAGACCGCTAGCGCAATCACAGCAGCCGGAGGCAAAGCCGAAGCCTTTGCCTGCAATATCGCCGACTCGGAACAAGTTGATGCCCTTATGGCGAGCGTTGCCGAAAAAATGGGGACGCCAGCGGTCCTTGTGAACAACGCCGGCATCACCCGCGACACGCTAATGCTGCGGATGAAGGATGACGATTGGGACCAGGTGCTTGAAGTCAATCTCAAAGGAGCGTTCCTTACCATTCGTGCGGCAAGCAAGTTGATGATGAAGGCACGGTACGGACGGATCGTCAACATCACGAGCATTGTCGGGCTTCATGGAGCAAGCGGCCAGGCGAACTATGCCGCAGCGAAAGCAGGCTTAGTCGGTCTGACAATGACCGTGGCGAAGGAGTTTGGAAGTCGGGGCATCACATGCAATGCCGTCGCGCCCGGATTTATCGAGACGGACATGACATCCGATCTCCCCGAGGAGTTTCGAGAACATGTCGCCAAGAACGCTCCTGCCGGGCGACTCGGCAGTCCGGCAGATATCGCCGCTGCTGTTGTGTTCTTGGCGAGCCAAGAAGCGGGCTATATCACGGGACAGACCTTGACGGTTGACGGTGGGTTGACGATTTAGCGTGGAGATCAGATATCTGAAATCTGATATCAGATATCAGATTTCTGATCTCTTTTTTAGGGAGGATTTCCGGATTTTTCCACCGAATCCTAATCACCAACATGTCAGCGGTACCCGCGACTTCCGAGAAAGTAACGCCTGAACAGAGGAAGGCGTTTATCGCTGCCTGGCTTGGCTGGGCATTCGACGGCCTTGATGGGTTCCTCTACGCTCTCGTCGCTGTCAAGTTCGTCACGGAGCTCATGGGGCCCGGCACGCAGCCCGACGTCGTGGCAAAGTATGCCGGAGTTATTCAGGCCGTATTCCTCTTTGGCTGGGCGTTCGGCGGTGCCTTTTTTGGGCGGATCGGCGATAAGATAGGGCGCACCAAGACGCTCACCATCACCATCCTCACTTATGCTTTGTTCACAGGTTTTTGTGCGCTGTCGCAAGCCTGGTGGCATCTGCTCATTTTTCGGTTTATCGCGGCTCTTGGGATAGGTGGAGAGTGGGCGGCCGGGTCAGCGCTGGTGAGTGAGACGCTGCACGACAAACACCGCTCATGGGCGAGCGCGTTGCTGCAGAGCGGCTACATGACGGGCATGATCCTCGCCGCGCTCACGGTCAGATTCATGGCTGAGTTGCCCGTTCGATGGGTGTTTGTGATTGGGGTTCTTCCTGCGCTTCTAACGGTTTGGATTCGGAAGTCGATCCATGAGCCAAAAGAGTGGCAGGAAGAGCGCAAAACCCGTGAGATTCCGAAGGTCTCTGCGCTCTTTCAGGGCGCGATCCTCAAGAACACTTTACTCTCGCTCACGTTCTGCGGGATCTGCCTTACCACCATCTGGGCGTTCCTTTTCTACAGTACGCCCGTCCTTCGATCGCTCCCCGAAGTTAAGGCGATGGACCCAAGTTCGGCAACGCTGCTTGTCTCGAATGTTGTGATCATCTTTACGCTTTGGAACATCGTCGGAAACTTTGCCGCGACATACATGGCCAAGCTCACCAGTATCCGGTTCACCTTTGCATTCTTTATGGCGGCTTCTTTCATAACGTTCTACGTGGGCTTTGGGCAGCCGCGCGATCTTGGCGGTCTCACGCTCTACTACAACATCGTCATGTTCTTCGGCACGGGAGTTTTTGCCATCTTCCCACTGTACATTCCAAAGCTCTTCCCTACTCTGCTGCGCACCACGGGTTCGGGCTTCTCCTATAACTTTGGGCGCGTAATCGCCGGTGTGGGAACGTTGGTGCTGCCCCTTATGCTTTCACGCCCCGACGCACCCACCCCTCTGAACATCCTGTGGTACACGGGCTTTCTCTACATCGCTGGTTTTGGAGTCGCCCTCTTGATGCCCGAAGTTAAGGCCGCCATGACATCCAGCCCAGAGTTCGCCACAGAGTAGGGATCAGACAGGTACCCTTTCGCCCGGCATGACCACCATACTTGCAACCTGGAAAGAGCCGGGCCGAGTCGCCATCGACACTGCATGGGCCGCTCGCTCTTCTGGAGCTGACCTCCGCACGACCCTCGAAAAGGGCCTCGCTGCCGCCGAGCTTGACCCTAGCCTTGTGGCTATCGGACTCGGTTCACTACCGAATGCCGACGGAGAGCTCGAACTCGACGCAGCTATGATGGACGGACGTGATCTCTCCGCAGGCGCTGTTTGTGCCGTCCGAGGAATTGTCCCAGTCATCGGTGTGGCCCGCCGGGTCATGGAGGACACACCTCACGTCATGCTTGCAGGAGAGCAAGCCCGTCGCTTTGCCCTGAACAATGGCTACCGACCCCAAAACCTCATGACAACCGAAAACATTGCTCGGTACGAAGAGTGGAGGACGGACCCCGCAAGGATCGAGCGTGAGTATGTGCATGCCGTGGAAG containing:
- the prpB gene encoding methylisocitrate lyase — translated: MVHPPLKSPGQTLRDLMKQDIVVMPGAFSALSALAAYKQGAKAAYLSGGAITNNLLGMPDIALTTLNEMSGVAAQACAAAPVPMICDADTAFGDVWNAVRTVIEMERAGLAGIHIEDQFSPKRCGHLDGKEVIPVGEMVSKLRAAVSAKRDPSFMIIARTDARGVEGLDSAIERAKAYVDAGADAIFPEGLANEAEFETFRIGVKAPLLANMTEFGKTPLIPASRFKELGYEMVIFPVTALRVMLKAIEEFYAELLATGTQAGWMDKMRTRAELYDTIDYPSYTEQDMKWSE
- a CDS encoding DUF2231 domain-containing protein — encoded protein: MRFASAARLCLGLTLVSCIACIAQAKPEFLEVYRAHYGLKDGTKLGDASCTNCHTQPPRRNPFGKDIEHEYEASPGGQLTAAMLDSVGSKDSDGDGFSNADEIKADTLPGDPASKPVGPATTGSEGQGASATPATESPSGIDWEEQINPKHTFHPLIVHFPIGLFLFGAFLEVLGKRRGESKLREFALWNLGFGAIFGVLGAVTGLIAIFRLGLSFSGIALLHLIIAGAAAVLMVVIALWRRKDMPDTAAYWTVLALTCLAIAVGGHLGATMVFNPETLAFVGLRL
- a CDS encoding HD domain-containing protein yields the protein MFKKGDKTKEAVKRSIKHWLLLFTAFAVVGGGACYFAFLGALELHQSNLRNELEALAKLGALQVDPAEHQQLNDPSAMETPLYTRQIERLGRVQEQISTIRYIYTIRRIDGKLFFILDPTPPGDHDNDQIDDKSCLMDPYESEPYPVYEVFKTGRSVATGQLETDQWGTFLSGYAPIKDEHGQTVAVLGIDIEASQVMTQEKQLALVFLAAFIFTLVLGGSVSYYLATHIARSATSTRDQIGGAIARSGNRTTILQIGLAAAVIACIALGLYGRAASRLEKQEYQASGKSMERLFRLQFEIDSLLDTAVPVSETFASIMAGLSTPELATLQLRVKTAQTNYRQGKALWRDEMERVGDDIRSRTADLNSRQTELGSQLVAHHETFNVLFIVAAMLALGSLVLVRAATVQQDQLARTAQEASRLHEEVGIKNAEIEATNIVLTRALEDLQDNFEAMVQAWVKAVEAKDLYTAGHSERVMQYSTAIGRRMGLSEHDLRVLEMGTLIHDIGKIGIPDSILIKPSRLSNEEFEVVKSHPDIGYRMISSIPLFQECAPIVLWHHEKMDGSGYPDGLCGDEIPLLVKISTVADMFDAMTSTRAYRASLSASIALENLRKDAEKGALEPKIVEILAEIVNEQGVLWQPPRQDAA
- a CDS encoding PilZ domain-containing protein, which gives rise to MVRSAPKGHPFRALVIDVSLGGLLLRSEHNFTGGETIEIQIAQERGDAVTVEAEVRHSTVVEGSQFFLCGARFLPKTHDQRVAIVHYVHDAFRTGADKMMVSDMANAQS
- a CDS encoding STAS domain-containing protein, which gives rise to MASPTSPLPRNKLDSLPKLFECLHSYRLSTFSSDLIAGVTVGLVALPLAMAFAISSGVKPEAGLYCAIIAGFITALLGGSKTQVSGPTGAFVVVVAGIVHTYGISGLFMCTMMAGVILVILGLTGLGSAVKFIPRPVVIGFTNGIALLIASTQIKDFFGLDIPKVPSLFLDRMKSIMAHWDTLSMQSTLLGFGCIAVIVLFMRFIKRVPGTIVALLGGTVLAFLLHLNVETIQSRFGGIPSGLPSLHTPKFEAGMLATLISPALTIAMLGAIESLMSAVVADRMSKDKHNPNVELMAHGVANILSPLAGGLPSTGAIARTATNIRSGAKTPVSAIIHALTLLAIVMFAAPLAKYIPLCVLSAILFVVAYNMGEWKEIPQILRLSKADTAVWAATFLLTVFADLTVAVEVGMILAALLYITRVTSTTTVTIVDESYITSGQEHSLQDKDIPKEVAIFRIHGPFLFGSTDKLQEIADRISTLPPVVILRLRNMTAIDGTGMQAIEEFHTLVKESGRTMIVCGMRDQPRQFLERSGFAEHIGPENVCRHVSAAIDRANEILGR